Proteins encoded together in one Paracidovorax wautersii window:
- a CDS encoding PTS sugar transporter subunit IIA, with the protein MNRLASILPPAQVLVSVDATSKKRAFEEAGLLFESEHGLSRALITDSLFARERLGSTGLGHGVAIPHGRIKGLKSPMAAVFQLAHPIGFDAPDEQPVGLLIFLLVPEAATQKHLEILSEIAELLSDSALRERIKSSTDAAQLHGLIANWQSAQTAA; encoded by the coding sequence ATGAATCGTCTTGCCTCCATACTGCCGCCCGCTCAAGTGCTCGTGAGCGTCGACGCCACCAGCAAAAAGCGCGCTTTCGAAGAAGCTGGGCTGCTGTTCGAGAGCGAGCACGGACTCTCCCGCGCCCTGATCACGGACAGCCTCTTTGCGCGCGAGCGCCTGGGCTCCACCGGGTTGGGCCACGGCGTGGCCATCCCCCATGGCCGCATCAAGGGGCTGAAGTCGCCCATGGCTGCGGTGTTTCAGCTGGCGCATCCGATCGGTTTCGATGCGCCCGATGAGCAACCCGTGGGCCTGCTGATTTTTCTGCTGGTGCCGGAAGCGGCCACGCAGAAACACCTGGAGATCCTCTCCGAGATCGCCGAACTGCTCAGCGACAGCGCGCTGCGCGAGCGGATCAAGTCCAGCACCGATGCCGCCCAGCTGCACGGCCTGATTGCCAACTGGCAGTCTGCGCAGACCGCCGCCTGA
- a CDS encoding MotA/TolQ/ExbB proton channel family protein, with protein MDSLHWLRQGDAVTQGTALVLLGMSVASWVVVFWKLRFLRQATVDLARCTAAFWQAPSLQEAQDRLAAFDRQGVVTPLVAAVRPVVDAAGGGTLATRGGLSQQLTRALRDALHRSVGRLHFGQVLLATVGSTAPFVGLLGTVWGIYHALTAMAGAGQISIDRVAGPVGEALIMTAAGLAVALPAVLAYNVFGRFIGRVEAELEGFARDVRDMLLDDAGVAPAARAAD; from the coding sequence ATGGACAGCCTCCACTGGTTGCGGCAAGGCGATGCCGTCACGCAGGGCACGGCCCTGGTGCTGCTGGGGATGTCGGTGGCCAGCTGGGTCGTGGTGTTCTGGAAACTGCGCTTCCTGCGCCAGGCCACCGTGGACTTGGCCCGCTGCACGGCGGCCTTTTGGCAGGCACCCTCGCTGCAGGAGGCACAGGACCGCCTAGCCGCCTTTGACCGCCAGGGCGTGGTGACGCCGCTAGTGGCCGCGGTGCGCCCCGTGGTGGATGCCGCCGGCGGCGGCACCCTCGCCACGCGGGGCGGACTGTCGCAGCAACTCACCCGGGCCTTGCGCGATGCGCTGCATCGCTCCGTCGGCAGATTGCATTTCGGCCAGGTGTTGCTGGCCACGGTGGGGTCCACGGCGCCTTTCGTCGGGCTGCTGGGCACCGTATGGGGCATTTACCATGCCCTCACCGCCATGGCCGGCGCCGGTCAGATCTCCATCGACCGCGTGGCCGGTCCGGTGGGCGAGGCCCTGATCATGACCGCCGCGGGGCTGGCCGTGGCCTTGCCGGCCGTGCTGGCCTACAACGTGTTCGGCCGCTTCATCGGCCGGGTCGAGGCGGAGCTGGAAGGCTTCGCCCGGGATGTGCGCGACATGCTGCTCGACGATGCCGGCGTGGCGCCGGCCGCGCGTGCCGCCGACTGA
- the hpf gene encoding ribosome hibernation-promoting factor, HPF/YfiA family has translation MNLTISGHHLDVTPALRSYVTSKLDRITRHFDQVVDVKVLLTVENQKEKEKRQRAECNIHVKGSDLFAECAHSDLYAAVDELVDKLDRQVVRHKDRLQSHHRPAMKRAPEAMGASA, from the coding sequence ATGAACTTGACGATCAGCGGTCATCATCTGGATGTGACCCCCGCCTTGCGCAGCTACGTGACCTCCAAGCTGGACCGGATCACGCGCCACTTCGACCAAGTGGTGGATGTCAAGGTGCTACTGACCGTGGAGAACCAGAAGGAGAAGGAGAAGCGGCAGCGCGCCGAATGCAATATCCATGTGAAGGGCAGCGACCTTTTCGCCGAATGCGCCCACTCCGACCTGTACGCTGCCGTCGATGAGCTGGTCGACAAGCTGGACCGCCAGGTGGTGCGGCACAAGGATCGGCTGCAGAGCCACCACCGCCCTGCCATGAAGCGCGCCCCCGAGGCCATGGGAGCCTCGGCCTGA
- a CDS encoding mechanosensitive ion channel family protein, which yields MVLPLPSDWDPWVQTACGLAVLALVALLARAIAQSLLCRLRGPQQGSAPTRWARVLLHPKVLRRAAQIVPSLAVQIGIAAVPHLPGAAAEVIRNVAVALTVLHAVRTLHALLDAALEQQQREEAAQQPTGRSIKSYVQLGKLLLGLVGAIVIVAALVDRSPLILLSGLGAMSAVLMLVFKDTLLSFTAGLLLSTNDMLRVGDWIEMPQVGADGFVIDIALHTVKVQNWDKTITTVPTWRLMSESYRNWRGMFGSGGRRIKRTLRLDTASVHFLEAAEVDRLSRIALLQPYLEGKRRDITQTHAALEMRLGPQAAEPANQRRLTNIGTFRAYVDAYLRAHPGIHQEMALMVRTLEPTPEGAPVELYCFTATTAWVEYEAIQGDIFDHLLAILPEFGLRAYQSPSGNDIREGLLGLRAGLAVPESLAS from the coding sequence GTGGTTCTGCCGTTGCCTTCCGATTGGGACCCGTGGGTCCAGACCGCCTGCGGGCTCGCCGTGCTGGCGCTGGTGGCGCTCCTGGCGCGCGCCATCGCGCAAAGCCTGCTGTGCCGCCTGCGCGGCCCCCAACAAGGCAGCGCCCCGACACGCTGGGCCCGTGTGCTGCTGCACCCCAAGGTGCTGCGCCGGGCCGCGCAGATCGTGCCGTCGCTCGCCGTCCAGATCGGGATCGCCGCCGTACCGCACCTGCCGGGCGCCGCCGCCGAGGTGATCCGCAACGTCGCGGTGGCCCTGACCGTGCTGCATGCGGTGCGCACGCTCCACGCGTTGCTCGACGCCGCGCTGGAGCAGCAGCAGCGCGAGGAGGCGGCGCAGCAGCCGACCGGGCGCTCCATCAAGAGCTACGTGCAGCTGGGCAAGCTGCTGCTCGGCCTGGTGGGCGCCATCGTGATCGTGGCCGCGCTGGTGGATCGGTCTCCGCTGATCCTGCTGTCCGGCCTGGGCGCCATGTCCGCGGTGCTCATGCTGGTGTTCAAGGACACGCTGCTGTCCTTCACCGCCGGCCTGCTGCTGTCCACCAACGACATGCTGCGCGTGGGCGACTGGATCGAGATGCCGCAGGTGGGCGCGGACGGCTTCGTGATCGACATCGCGCTGCACACGGTGAAGGTGCAGAACTGGGACAAGACCATCACCACCGTGCCGACCTGGCGCCTGATGTCCGAGAGCTACCGCAACTGGCGCGGCATGTTCGGCTCGGGCGGGCGGCGCATCAAGCGCACGCTGCGGCTGGATACGGCCTCCGTCCATTTCCTGGAAGCCGCGGAGGTGGACCGCCTGTCCCGCATCGCGCTGCTGCAGCCGTACCTGGAAGGCAAGCGCCGGGACATCACGCAGACACATGCCGCTTTGGAGATGCGACTGGGCCCACAGGCGGCCGAGCCGGCCAACCAGCGGCGCCTGACCAACATCGGCACCTTCCGCGCCTATGTGGATGCCTACCTGCGCGCCCACCCCGGCATCCACCAGGAGATGGCGCTGATGGTGCGCACCCTGGAGCCCACGCCCGAGGGCGCCCCGGTGGAGCTGTACTGCTTCACCGCGACGACGGCGTGGGTGGAGTACGAGGCCATCCAGGGCGACATCTTCGACCACCTGCTGGCGATCCTGCCGGAGTTTGGTCTGCGGGCATACCAGAGCCCGTCCGGCAACGATATCCGCGAAGGCCTGCTGGGGCTGCGCGCGGGTCTTGCTGTTCCGGAAAGCCTGGCGTCCTGA
- a CDS encoding outer membrane protein assembly factor BamE — MSAPVSCGARWGAIVLIGASLSACGSFDSASNRVASMVTPYKVDVVQGNFVSREQVEALKPGMGRQQVREVLGTPLTTSLFHADRWEYVFTLKRPDVEIQTRKLTVFFKGDQLDRYEGDEMPTESEFVATLGSKATKNKVPQLEATEAQLAKFPKPAPVKDSEADAPTAPLPSSYPPLESSAR, encoded by the coding sequence ATGTCTGCTCCCGTCTCTTGCGGCGCCCGTTGGGGCGCCATCGTGTTGATCGGTGCCAGCCTGTCCGCCTGCGGCAGCTTTGACAGCGCCAGCAACCGGGTGGCCAGCATGGTGACTCCGTACAAGGTGGACGTGGTCCAGGGCAACTTCGTGTCGCGGGAGCAGGTCGAGGCGCTGAAGCCCGGCATGGGCCGGCAGCAGGTTCGGGAAGTCCTGGGCACGCCGCTCACGACCAGTCTGTTCCATGCCGACCGCTGGGAGTACGTCTTCACGCTCAAGCGCCCCGACGTGGAGATCCAGACCCGCAAGCTGACCGTGTTCTTCAAGGGCGATCAGCTCGACCGCTACGAAGGCGACGAGATGCCCACCGAGTCCGAGTTCGTGGCGACCCTGGGATCCAAAGCCACCAAGAACAAGGTGCCGCAGCTGGAAGCCACCGAGGCGCAGCTCGCCAAGTTTCCCAAGCCCGCGCCGGTGAAGGATTCCGAAGCCGACGCCCCCACGGCACCGCTGCCCTCCAGCTACCCTCCGCTGGAATCCTCCGCCCGTTGA
- a CDS encoding phosphoribosylaminoimidazolesuccinocarboxamide synthase: MTQPSPAALHTSTLTSLPLLARGKVRDNYAVGEDRILMVASDRLSAFDVIMGEPIPGKGELLTKMALFWFDKLGHIVPNHLTGDAPESVVTPAEVPQVQGRSMLVQRLQPIPVEAVVRGYLAGSGWKEYQESRAVCGVQLPEGLTNAAKLPQSIYTPAAKAAMGEHDENITFERTVEMIGIDLATRIRDISIALYEAAAEIALTKGMIIADTKFEFGLTPDGQLVLMDEVLTPDSSRYWPVEGYEAALAAGQNPPSYDKQFVRDWLEQAQVNGKPWNKTAPAPRLPREVVEKTAAKYREALERLTAA; encoded by the coding sequence ATGACCCAGCCCAGCCCCGCCGCCCTGCACACTTCCACCCTGACGTCGCTGCCCCTGCTGGCCCGCGGCAAGGTGCGCGACAACTATGCCGTGGGCGAGGACCGCATCCTGATGGTGGCCAGCGACCGGCTTTCGGCCTTCGACGTGATCATGGGCGAGCCCATCCCCGGGAAAGGCGAGCTGCTGACCAAGATGGCGCTGTTCTGGTTCGACAAGCTCGGCCACATCGTCCCCAACCATTTGACAGGCGATGCGCCCGAGAGCGTGGTCACCCCGGCCGAGGTGCCCCAGGTGCAGGGCCGCTCCATGCTGGTCCAGCGCCTGCAGCCGATCCCGGTCGAGGCCGTGGTGCGCGGGTATCTGGCCGGCAGCGGCTGGAAGGAGTACCAGGAGTCGCGCGCGGTGTGCGGCGTGCAGTTGCCCGAAGGGCTGACCAACGCGGCCAAGCTGCCCCAGTCCATCTACACGCCCGCGGCCAAGGCGGCCATGGGCGAGCACGACGAGAACATCACCTTCGAGCGCACGGTGGAGATGATCGGCATCGATCTGGCCACGCGCATCCGCGACATCAGCATCGCCCTGTACGAAGCGGCTGCGGAAATCGCCCTGACCAAGGGCATGATCATCGCCGACACCAAGTTCGAGTTCGGCCTCACGCCCGACGGCCAACTGGTGCTGATGGACGAAGTGCTCACCCCCGACAGCTCGCGCTACTGGCCCGTGGAAGGCTACGAGGCCGCCCTGGCTGCCGGACAGAACCCGCCCAGCTACGACAAGCAGTTCGTGCGCGACTGGCTGGAACAGGCCCAGGTGAACGGCAAGCCCTGGAACAAGACCGCCCCCGCACCGCGCCTGCCGCGCGAGGTGGTGGAGAAGACGGCCGCCAAGTACCGCGAGGCGCTGGAGCGCCTGACGGCGGCCTGA
- the trxA gene encoding thioredoxin, protein MIDVTVENFEAEVVAASMQMPVLVDFWAPWCGPCKTLGPILEKLETEYAGRFRLVKIDSDQEQQIAGMFGIRSIPTCVLMVNGQPVDGFMGAQPEGQVRAFLDKHVPPADAVAPEEDDVLPEAAPEEADPEAALETLQHAVATDPANDDARFDYIKLLLQRGRDDDAKVAFAPVIAKAGLSRKLGALKLWMDAIDSVAGSADAASAEAGFDAKIAANKRDFDARYGRALALIASQRWTDAMDELLEILMRDKAWNDEAARKAYVGVLELIEQPKVKVADGQIPPEDPVVATYRRRLSSVVLS, encoded by the coding sequence ATGATCGATGTCACCGTAGAAAATTTTGAAGCCGAAGTCGTCGCCGCGTCGATGCAGATGCCCGTGCTGGTGGACTTCTGGGCGCCCTGGTGCGGCCCGTGCAAGACGCTCGGCCCCATCCTGGAGAAGCTGGAGACCGAGTACGCCGGCCGCTTCAGGCTGGTGAAGATCGACTCGGACCAGGAGCAGCAGATCGCCGGCATGTTCGGCATCCGCAGCATTCCCACCTGCGTGCTGATGGTGAACGGCCAGCCCGTGGACGGCTTCATGGGCGCGCAGCCCGAGGGCCAGGTGCGCGCCTTCCTCGACAAGCACGTGCCGCCGGCGGACGCGGTGGCTCCCGAAGAAGACGACGTGCTGCCGGAAGCGGCGCCCGAGGAGGCCGATCCCGAGGCCGCGCTGGAGACGCTCCAGCACGCCGTTGCCACCGATCCTGCCAACGACGATGCCCGCTTCGACTACATCAAGCTCCTGCTGCAGCGGGGCCGCGACGACGATGCCAAGGTGGCCTTCGCACCCGTCATCGCCAAGGCCGGGCTGTCGCGCAAGCTCGGCGCTCTGAAGCTGTGGATGGATGCTATTGATTCGGTAGCTGGTAGCGCAGATGCAGCAAGCGCTGAGGCCGGTTTTGATGCCAAGATCGCCGCCAACAAGCGCGACTTCGACGCCCGCTACGGCCGCGCGCTGGCCCTGATCGCCTCGCAGCGCTGGACGGATGCGATGGACGAGCTGCTGGAGATCCTCATGCGCGACAAGGCGTGGAACGACGAGGCCGCGCGCAAGGCCTACGTCGGCGTGCTGGAGCTGATCGAGCAGCCGAAGGTGAAGGTGGCCGATGGCCAGATTCCGCCCGAAGACCCGGTGGTGGCGACCTACCGCCGCCGGCTTTCCAGCGTGGTGCTGAGCTGA
- the hprK gene encoding HPr(Ser) kinase/phosphatase: MKPNVISADVLFEEFRGPLKWEWVAGLGASERRFDEVAVRSARSGADLVGYLNYIHPYRLQILGEREIAYLSNATPEDCKRRIARIVTLEPPMLVLADGQVPPDALLSMCERAQIPMFATRESSAFVIDVLRAYLSKHFADRTTMHGVFMDILGLGVLITGESGLGKSELGLELISRGNGLVADDAVDLFRINQTTIEGKCPELLQNLLEVRGIGLLDIRAIFGETAVRRKMRLKLIVHLVRKETLEREYERLPYEPLTQDVLGVPVLKVVIQVVAGRNIAVLVEAAVRNTILNLRGIDTYQEFVERHRRAMERDSS, from the coding sequence GTGAAGCCCAACGTCATCAGCGCCGATGTCCTGTTCGAGGAGTTCCGCGGTCCGTTGAAGTGGGAATGGGTGGCCGGCCTCGGCGCCTCCGAGCGGCGCTTCGACGAAGTGGCCGTGCGCTCGGCCCGCTCGGGCGCAGACCTGGTGGGCTATCTCAACTACATCCATCCCTACCGCCTGCAGATTCTGGGCGAGCGGGAAATCGCCTACCTCTCCAACGCCACGCCCGAGGACTGCAAGCGCCGCATCGCCCGCATCGTGACGCTCGAGCCGCCGATGCTGGTGCTGGCCGACGGCCAGGTGCCGCCCGATGCGCTGCTGTCCATGTGCGAGCGCGCGCAGATCCCGATGTTCGCCACCCGCGAATCGTCGGCCTTCGTCATCGACGTATTGCGCGCCTACCTCTCCAAGCACTTCGCCGACCGCACGACGATGCATGGCGTGTTCATGGACATCCTGGGCCTGGGCGTGCTCATCACCGGTGAATCCGGCCTGGGCAAGAGCGAACTAGGGCTGGAGCTGATCTCCCGCGGCAACGGCCTGGTGGCGGATGATGCGGTGGACCTGTTCCGCATCAACCAGACCACCATCGAGGGCAAGTGCCCCGAGCTGCTGCAGAACCTGCTGGAGGTGCGCGGCATCGGCCTGCTGGACATCCGCGCGATCTTTGGCGAGACGGCCGTGCGCCGCAAGATGCGGCTCAAGCTCATCGTGCACCTGGTACGCAAGGAAACGCTGGAGCGGGAATACGAGCGCCTGCCTTATGAGCCTCTGACGCAGGACGTGCTGGGGGTGCCGGTGCTCAAGGTGGTGATCCAGGTGGTGGCCGGCCGCAACATCGCCGTGCTCGTCGAGGCGGCCGTGCGCAACACCATCCTCAACCTGCGCGGGATCGACACCTACCAGGAATTCGTGGAGCGCCACCGGCGCGCCATGGAGCGCGACAGCTCCTGA
- the fur gene encoding ferric iron uptake transcriptional regulator gives MTNIDELKSTGLKATLPRLKILEIFQKGALRHMTAEDVFRVLLEERSDIGLATVYRVLTQFEQAGILIRSNFESGKAVYELNEGQHHDHFICTICGKVEEFYDPEIEKRQQIVAKSKGWVVQDHSMALYGQCAACAKTAR, from the coding sequence ATGACGAATATCGACGAACTCAAAAGCACCGGACTGAAGGCCACCCTGCCCCGGCTCAAGATCCTGGAGATCTTCCAGAAGGGTGCCCTGCGTCACATGACGGCCGAAGACGTTTTCCGCGTGCTGCTGGAAGAGCGCTCCGACATCGGACTGGCGACCGTGTACCGCGTGCTCACGCAGTTCGAGCAGGCCGGCATCCTGATCCGCAGCAACTTCGAGAGCGGCAAGGCGGTGTACGAGCTCAACGAAGGCCAGCACCACGACCACTTCATCTGCACGATCTGCGGCAAGGTCGAGGAGTTCTACGACCCCGAGATCGAAAAGCGCCAGCAGATCGTGGCCAAGTCCAAGGGCTGGGTGGTGCAAGACCATTCCATGGCGCTGTACGGCCAGTGCGCAGCCTGCGCCAAAACGGCCCGCTGA
- the purE gene encoding 5-(carboxyamino)imidazole ribonucleotide mutase, translating into MKPIQIGVVMGSSSDWDTMQHAVQILQQFGIAHEARVVSAHRMPDDMFAYAEAAAGLGIKAIIAGAGGAAHLPGMIAAKTTVPVLGVPVASRHLQGVDSLHSIVQMPKGIPVATFAIGAAGAANAALFAVALLANEDPALRAKLEAFRAEQTEVARAMTLPPVAA; encoded by the coding sequence ATGAAACCCATCCAGATCGGTGTGGTCATGGGCTCCAGCAGCGACTGGGACACCATGCAGCACGCAGTGCAGATTCTCCAGCAATTCGGCATCGCCCACGAGGCGCGCGTGGTCTCGGCCCACCGCATGCCCGACGACATGTTCGCCTACGCCGAGGCCGCTGCCGGCCTGGGGATCAAGGCCATCATCGCCGGCGCGGGCGGCGCGGCCCACCTGCCCGGCATGATCGCCGCCAAGACGACGGTGCCGGTGCTCGGCGTGCCCGTGGCCAGCCGCCACCTGCAGGGCGTGGACTCGCTGCACAGCATCGTGCAGATGCCCAAGGGCATTCCAGTGGCGACCTTCGCCATCGGCGCGGCCGGGGCGGCCAACGCCGCGCTGTTCGCCGTGGCCCTGCTGGCGAACGAAGACCCGGCGCTGCGCGCCAAGCTCGAAGCCTTCCGCGCCGAGCAGACCGAGGTCGCCCGCGCCATGACCCTGCCCCCGGTGGCCGCATGA
- a CDS encoding 5-(carboxyamino)imidazole ribonucleotide synthase, whose protein sequence is MSAAVPSQGAKAPSGSVGTSLLPGATLGVLGGGQLGRMFVHAAQAMGYFTAVLDADADSPAGLVSHHHVQTAYEDPEGLARLAGLSDAITTEFENVPAQALRTLGAERPVAPAASAVAIAQDRAQEKAHFVRCGVPCAPYAVIETAAQLAAVDAAALLPGILKTARLGYDGKGQARVKTPEELAAAWQSMGQVPCVLEKRLPLALECSVIVARGADGACVHLPVQRNLHREGILAVTEVYEGNVPAALAQQAVAAAKSVAEGLQYVGVLCVEFFVLEGGTLVVNEIAPRPHNSGHYSQNACDVSQFELQVRTLAGLPLTQPRLHSPAVMLNLLGDLWFARGGTQPQTPPWDAVLALPGTHLHLYGKAQAKPGRKMGHLNITAPTAEAARATALQAAALLGIAPF, encoded by the coding sequence ATGAGCGCCGCCGTGCCGTCCCAGGGCGCGAAGGCCCCCTCGGGGAGCGTGGGGACCTCATTGCTCCCCGGTGCCACGCTGGGCGTGCTGGGTGGTGGCCAGCTGGGCCGCATGTTCGTGCACGCCGCGCAGGCCATGGGCTACTTCACCGCCGTGCTCGATGCGGACGCCGACAGCCCCGCCGGGCTGGTCAGCCACCACCACGTCCAGACCGCCTACGAAGACCCCGAGGGCCTGGCCCGTTTGGCCGGCCTGAGCGACGCCATCACCACCGAGTTCGAGAACGTGCCCGCGCAGGCGCTGCGCACCCTGGGCGCCGAGCGCCCCGTGGCGCCCGCTGCCAGCGCCGTCGCCATCGCGCAGGACCGTGCGCAGGAAAAGGCCCACTTCGTGCGCTGCGGCGTGCCCTGCGCGCCCTACGCGGTGATCGAAACGGCCGCCCAGCTGGCCGCGGTGGATGCCGCCGCCCTGCTGCCGGGCATCCTCAAGACGGCCCGCCTGGGCTACGACGGCAAGGGCCAGGCCCGCGTGAAGACGCCAGAGGAGCTGGCCGCTGCCTGGCAATCCATGGGCCAGGTGCCCTGCGTGCTCGAAAAGAGGCTGCCGCTAGCGCTGGAATGCTCGGTGATCGTGGCGCGCGGCGCCGACGGTGCCTGCGTGCACCTGCCGGTGCAGCGCAACCTGCACCGCGAGGGCATCCTCGCCGTGACCGAGGTTTATGAAGGAAATGTGCCCGCAGCGCTTGCGCAGCAAGCGGTAGCCGCTGCGAAATCGGTAGCAGAAGGCCTGCAGTACGTGGGCGTGCTGTGCGTAGAGTTCTTCGTACTGGAGGGCGGCACGCTGGTGGTCAATGAGATCGCTCCGCGCCCCCACAACAGCGGCCACTACAGCCAGAACGCCTGCGACGTGTCGCAGTTCGAGCTGCAGGTGCGCACCCTGGCCGGCCTGCCGCTCACGCAGCCGCGCCTGCACAGCCCGGCCGTCATGCTCAACCTGCTGGGCGACCTGTGGTTCGCTCGCGGCGGCACGCAGCCCCAGACGCCGCCCTGGGACGCCGTCCTGGCCCTGCCCGGCACCCACCTGCACCTGTACGGCAAGGCCCAGGCCAAGCCCGGACGCAAGATGGGGCACCTGAACATCACCGCCCCCACGGCCGAAGCCGCACGCGCCACCGCGCTGCAGGCTGCGGCGCTGCTGGGCATCGCGCCCTTCTGA
- a CDS encoding biopolymer transporter ExbD produces the protein MAFGRLERTSGPRPFSDINVTPLVDVMLVLVVIFILTAPLLSSAIRLDLPQAAGTAPGAPVQPVRLALDRAGQAYLDDEPLPDDALARRLAQAAQQRPDAEVQLRADAAVPYGRVVEVMGAAQAAGLRRIGFVAEPSDRANAR, from the coding sequence ATGGCATTCGGCCGACTCGAACGTACCTCCGGGCCTCGGCCCTTCAGCGACATCAACGTGACGCCGTTGGTCGATGTAATGCTGGTGCTGGTGGTCATCTTCATCCTCACGGCGCCCCTGCTGTCCAGTGCGATCCGGCTGGACCTGCCGCAGGCTGCGGGCACCGCGCCGGGTGCTCCGGTGCAGCCCGTCCGGCTGGCGCTGGACCGCGCGGGCCAAGCCTACCTCGACGACGAACCGCTGCCGGACGACGCGCTCGCCCGACGGCTGGCGCAGGCGGCGCAGCAGCGCCCCGATGCCGAGGTGCAGTTGCGCGCGGACGCGGCCGTGCCTTATGGCCGCGTGGTCGAAGTGATGGGCGCGGCGCAGGCTGCAGGGCTGCGCCGCATCGGCTTCGTGGCCGAGCCGTCGGATCGCGCGAACGCTCGTTGA
- the dapB gene encoding 4-hydroxy-tetrahydrodipicolinate reductase: protein MTAAASSAPCRVAVAGASGRMGHMLIEALRATDDCVLAGALDQPSSPGIGLDASAFLGHASGVTITSDLREGLKNAEVLIDFTRPEGTLAHLAVCAELGVKVVIGTTGFSDAQKAEIARYAEKTAVVFAPNMSVGVNVTFKLLQMAAKALSTGYDIEILEAHHRHKVDAPSGTALKMGEVIAEALGRDLKECAVYAREGVTGERDPSSIGFAAIRGGDIVGDHTVLFAGTGERIEISHKASSRAGYAQGSLRAVRFLAAQRTGLFDMFDVLGLND from the coding sequence ATGACCGCTGCTGCTTCTTCCGCACCCTGCCGCGTGGCCGTCGCCGGCGCCTCCGGCCGCATGGGCCACATGCTGATCGAGGCGTTGCGCGCCACGGACGACTGCGTGCTGGCCGGCGCGCTGGACCAGCCTTCCAGCCCGGGCATCGGCCTCGATGCCTCCGCGTTCCTGGGGCACGCCAGCGGCGTGACCATCACCTCCGACCTGCGCGAGGGGCTGAAGAACGCCGAGGTGCTGATCGACTTCACCCGTCCCGAAGGCACCCTGGCCCATCTGGCCGTCTGCGCGGAACTGGGCGTGAAAGTCGTCATCGGCACCACCGGCTTCTCCGATGCGCAGAAGGCCGAGATCGCCCGATACGCCGAGAAGACTGCGGTGGTCTTCGCGCCCAACATGAGCGTGGGGGTGAACGTCACCTTCAAGCTGCTGCAAATGGCCGCCAAGGCTTTGTCCACCGGCTACGACATCGAGATCCTGGAGGCGCACCACCGGCACAAGGTGGATGCGCCGTCCGGCACGGCGCTCAAGATGGGCGAGGTGATTGCCGAGGCCCTGGGCCGCGATCTGAAGGAATGCGCCGTGTACGCCCGCGAAGGCGTCACCGGCGAGCGCGATCCTTCTTCCATCGGCTTTGCCGCCATCCGTGGCGGCGACATCGTGGGCGACCACACGGTGCTGTTTGCGGGGACCGGCGAGCGCATCGAGATCTCGCACAAGGCGTCCAGCCGTGCGGGCTACGCGCAGGGCAGCCTGCGCGCGGTGCGCTTCCTGGCGGCGCAACGCACGGGCCTGTTCGACATGTTCGACGTGCTCGGCCTCAACGACTGA